Within the Nocardioides humi genome, the region CCGCCGCCGTCGCGGACGGCATGACCGTGGGCATCGGCGGTTTCATCAACTCAGGCCATCCGATGACACTGGTTCGCCAGCTGATCACCGACGGCAAGCGCGACCTGGTGGTCGTCGGTGCCGCGTCGTCCGGCCTCGAGGTGGATCTACTGATCGCCGCCGGCTGTGTGGCGAAGGTGGTCTCGCCGTACGTCGGCGCCGAGGGGTTCGCGGGGATCGGCCCGGCCTTCCGCAAGGCCGCCCAGGACGGCTCCATCGAGACCTTCGAGCTCGATGAGGCTCACTTCTACGCCGGACTCCGGGCCTCGGCGCAGCGGTTGCCGTTCAACCCGTGGCGTGCGGGGGTCGGGACCTCGATCCCGGTGGTGAACCCGGCCATCAAGGAGTTCCGCGACCCGATCAACGACGAGCTGCTGCTCGCGGTGCCTGCCATCGACATCGACGTCTGCCTGCTCCACGCGGCGACCAGCGACGAGTTCGGCAACGTGCAGCACAACGGCACGCGGTACGGCGACACGGCGATGTCGGCGGCCTCGGACAAGACGTTCGTCTCGGTGGAGCGGATCTGCTCGACCGAGCAGGTCCGCGCCAACCCGCTGGCCACCTCGATCGCCGGCGCCGACGGCGTCGTCCGCGCGCCGTTCGGTGCGCACCCCTTCTCGGCGGACGGCTTCTACGTCCCCGACGCCGACCACATCAAGACCTATCTGGTCGCTGCCGACACGTGGCTGCGCACCGACGACCGAGAGCCGCTCGAGGAGTACCTCGACCGCTACGTGCGGGGCGTCGTGCACGCGGACTACCTCGACCGGATCGGCCACCCGGCGCTGCTCGGCCTGAATGAGTTCTGAGGAGGATCCATGAACACCACGGCACTGGACGCTCCGGCCTCGCGGCTGGAGGTCATGGCCACCGTGATCGCCCACGACCTCGAGGACGGCGAGTGGGTCGAGGTCGGCGCCAACCTCCCGGTGCCGCGGGCCGGCGCGCTGCTCGCCCACCTCACGCGGGGTCCCAACATGACCGTGATGCTGGCCATGACCAAGGCCTACCTGGTCGACGAGCCGGTGATCGAGGACTTCGCCTTCATCACCGACGTCGGGGCGATGAGGTGGGCCGAGGCCTACTATCAGCACGACCAGCTGCTCAATCAACAGCGCCACCGCGCGCACGGCGTCTTCTACTGCGGTGGGATCCAGATCGACGCCTACGGCAACTCGAACCTGATCGGCATCGGTGACGACTACCGTCGGCTGAGGTTCCGCGGGCCGGGGCCGATCGGCACCTGCAACGCGACAGTCCAGAGTGGTCGGTGGCACCTGGTCACGACCTCGCACACCCCACGGGTGCTCGTCGAGCAGGTCGACTTCATCTCCGCCGTCGGCTACGGCCGGGGCGAGCCCGACCTGCGCGCGTCCCTCGGCCTGCAGAACCCGGGGCCGTCGTCGATCATCACGCCGTTGTGCGTCTTCGACTTCGGCCCGGAGGACCGGCGGGCGCGGCTCAAGTCGCTCCACCCGGGTGTCTCACTGCAGGAGGTCGTCGACAGCACGGGCTTCGCGTTCGAGCACGACGAGGCGGTAGCGACGACCCCGGCACCCAGCGCCGAGGAACTGCACACCCTGCGGACGCGGATCGACGCACACGGCGACCTGCGATGACCACGCTCGCCCCGGTCGAGGAGCGCTCGCTGCCGGCACTGCTCGACCGGCGGGCGGCGGGTGTCTCGGGGGACCGGCCGTTCTTGCGCGACCGGTCCGGCACGCTCACCTTCGCCGAGACCCGACGGACCGTGCGCGCGGTCGCCGGCGGGTTGCGTCAGGTCGGGGTGAGGCCGGGGGAGCGGGTCGCCGTACTCCTCGAGCGCCCACGCGAAGCGGTGTTGGCCTGGTTGGCGACCGGCGTGGTCGGCGCCGTCGAGGTGCCGGTCAACCCCGAGCTGTTCGGGGACCGGCTGCGCTACGTGCTGGCCCACTCCGGCTCCGTCGTGGCGGTGGTCGAAGAGCACCTCCTATCTCGGCTCGACGAGCTGGCGGAGGGGTTGAGCGAGCTGCGGGCAGTCGTGGTGGTGGGGGAGGGCGCCTCGCGTCACCTGCCCACGACGTCGTTCGACGACCTGCTGCTGGCCGAGCCGTGGGAGGGTGAGGATCCCGTCGACCCGGGCCGGCTCGCGGCGCTCCTCTACACCTCCGGGTCGACCGGCCCGCCCAAGGCTGCGATGGTCCCGCACGGCCAGCACTACATGAACGCCTTCCAGGCGGCGCGGGCCGCCGGGATCAGCTCGGCCGACACGGTGTTCCTCTGCCTGCCACTCCATCACAACATGGCCCAGGGGTACGGCGTCGCACCGGCTCTGCTCGCCGGGGCGCAGGTCCACCTGGCCGGCAGGTTCGACCGGCGGGCCTTCTGGCGCGAGATCGCCGAATCCGGCGCCACGACCTTCCCGTTCGTGGGCGCGATGCTCGCGCTGCTGGCCGGCCAGGATCTCGCGCCGCCGCCGCACCGGCTCCGCGTCGGCTACGGCATCCCCGTCTCGAAGGCGATGCACGATCAGTTCGCCGACCGGTTCGGCGTGCGCCTGGTGCACTGCTACGGATCGACCGAGGCGACCATCGTGACCTGGTCCGACGACGGCACCGACCGCGTCGCGACCCCGGGCTCGTGCGGGTGGACGGTGCCGGAGTTCGAGGTCGAGCTGCAAGACGAGTGCGGCCGTGCGGTGCCGACCGGCGCCACCGGCGAGATCTGCGTTCGTCCGCGCGAGCCCGCGAGCATGTTCCTGGGCTACCACGACGACCCGGCGCGGACTGTCGAGGTCCTCCGGGGGCTGTGGTTCCACACCGGGGACCGTGGTCGGTTCGACGACGACGGCGAGCTCTGGTTCGAGGGCCGCACGGAGGACGTGATCCGCCGGTTCGGTGAGTTCATCGCGGCCTCCGAGGTCGAGGACGTCTTCGAGGCCCACGAGGCGGTCCAGCAGGCCGTCGCGGTGGGGGTGCCGTCGGAGGTGGTCGGCGAGGAGGTGCTGGTGGCGGTGACGCTGCGGGAGCCGAGCTCGGTCTCGGCCGCAGAGCTGTGGGCCTGGGCGCGCGAGCGGATGCCGCGCTACGCCGTCCCGCGCTACGTCGACATCGTCGCCGACCTGCCGATGACGACCACCGGCAAGGTCCAGAAGCACGTCCTCCGGTCGGCCGGGCCGTCCGGCTCGACGTACGACGCACGTCAGACAGAAGGGAAGTAGTGTGCCGACGTTCCACACGCGGGTCAGTGAGGTCGGGCCGGGCTCGGTCAACCTCCGGGGCTATCCGCTTGCCGAGGTCATGCGCGAGCTGACCTACGCCGAAGGCGCGTTCCTCAGCATCATCGGTCGGCTGCCGACCGACGCGGAGCGACGCCTGGTCGACGTGACCCTCAACAGCCTGCTCGACCACGGCTACGTCGCCTCGACGATCACCGCGTCGCGGTACATCGCGTCGGGCAACCCGCAGTTCGTGCCGGCGGTCGCCGGCGGCTTGCTCGCCGCCGGCAGCAACACGCTCTCGCCGGAGCACTCCTACGGACTCCTGCGGGCCGCGGCGGACCTGCGCGCCGCGGAGGGACTCGACTTCATCGGTGCCGCGCACCGCGTGGTCGAGGGCTACGTCCAGGAGAGGCGCCGGCTCCCTGGCTTCGGGCACCCGGTGCACAAGTCCAGCGACTTCCGAGCCGACATCGTCTTCGAGGTGGCGCACGAGCTCGGCCTGGCTGGCGACGGGGTCCGCCAGTTCGAGGCGCTGCACCAGGCGTTCGTCGCGCTGACCGGCAAGCAGAACATCCCCATCAACATCGACGGAGCGCTCGCCGCTGTCGGCTCCGACCTGGGGTGGAGCTCCGACCAGACGGTGGCCTTCGCGCTGCTGTCGGTGCTCCCCGGCCTGATGGCCCACGTGATCGAGGAGATCAACGAGGGAGTCCCGCTCCGCTACATCGAGGACGGCGACTACGCCGGCCCTCCCGAATCCCCCCTTCCCGCCCGCGACACCACGAACAGAGGAGCACAGTGATGGGTCAGGACCGCGTCTACTGGGACCGCGTCAGCGAGGGCGTCGCGCGCGCCGAGGGTCGGATGATCTGGAAGCCATACGGCCTTCCCGAGATCATCGACCCGGAACGCTCGGCCTTCTTCGAGGGCGACGTGCAGCCGCCGTGGGACGTGCCGGACAAGATCGTGATCCAGCCCGCGATCACCGGTGCCTTCTTCACGCGTACGGCGAACCCGAACCAGCCGATCACGCCCGAGGAGATCTTCGCCGAGGCCAAGGCCTGCGCGGATGAGGGCGCGAGCGCGGTCCACCTTCACGTGCGCGGTGACAACGGATACAACGTGCTCGACCAGAGCCGGTTCGAGCAGGTCGTTCACCCGCTCCGTGAGGCGCACCCCGACCTGTCCGTCGACGGGTGCCTGGTCACCGCGCTGCCCGGGGAGTGGGACGAGATGAAGCGGTGCCTCGACGCCGGTGTGCTGGACGCGGTGCCGGTCAACACGACGGCGGTCTACAACGGTGACTCGTTGTTCGCGAAGCCGGTGCCTCTTCTGCTCGAGAAGACCCGGCTGATCCTCGAGGCGGGCTCCAAGCCGATCATCGCTACCTACACCGATGCCGACGTCAACAACGCCGAGCGGTACCTGTTCCGCAGCGGACTGCTCGGCAGCGGCCAACTGTGGTGCGTGCTGCCGGGCCTGCCGGGCTGCAGCCCGATGGAGAACCCGCGGCAGATGGTCGACGGGCTGACCCGCTTCGCCTCCCTCATCTACGACGTCGATCCCGAGGCGACGATCCTGGTGTGCGCCGCCGGCCGCGCCTCGATCTATCTGGTGACGGTCGCTGCCGCGCTGGGCCTGCACATCCGGGTCGGCATGGAGGACACCGTGTGGCGCTATCCGCACCGGCAGGAGAAGCTGGCGAGCAATCTGCAGGCGTTCCGGGTCGCCAAGCAGCTCGCCGAGGTGCTGGGGCGCGACGTGGCGACGCCGCGGGAGTACCGCGACCTGGTGGGGCTGCCGCAGCGATCTGCGGCACCGTCGGCATGAAGGTCGGTGTTCACGTCCCGCAGTGGGGCAGCGAGGCCTCCCGGGACGGGGTGCTCGAGATCGCGCGTCGGGTCGAGTCCGTCGGGTTGGACTCGGTGTGGGTGGCCGACCACGTCGTCTTCCCCACCGAGACCTCGAGCCGTTACCCCTATCGGGCCGACGGGGTGCCGTTCACCGCCGAGGACGGCTTCCTCGAGGCGTTCACGACGCTCGCGTGCCTCGCCGGGGCGACGGAGCGGGTGCTGCTCGGCACCAGCGTGCTGGTGCTGCCGATGCGCGAGCCGTTGCTGACCGCGAAGGTGATCGCGACTCTCGACGTCCTCTCGGCGGGGCGTGTCGTCCTGGCTGTCGGCGCCGGATGGTGGCGCGAGGAGTTCGAGGCCCTCGGGCAGCGGTTCGAGGGACGTGGTCGCCGGATGGACGAGCAGCTCGAGGTGATGCGTGGCTGCTGGACCTCGCCGGTCCTGGCCCACGACGGCCCGGACTACCGGTTCGCCGAGCTCGCGTGCACCCCCTTGCCGGTGCAGTCGGGTGGCCCGCCGGTTCTGGTGGGCGGAATGAGCGAAGCCGCCCTGAGGCGGGCGGCCCGCTCGGGCGACGGGTGGCACGCGGTGGGTGGTGACGTGGAGGCGCTGGCCGCCGGTCGTGCCCGCCTCGACGAGTTGGCCGCCGAGTACGGGAAGGCCCCAGGGGCCGTACAACTCAGCTCGTCGGTCGGCCTCTCGCCCGACCCGGAGCGTGCGGTCGCGAAGCTCGTCGCGCTCCGAGACGCCGGCGTCGACCACGCGATCGTCAATCTACCCGGCTCGGTCGAGGAGCAGCTGGCTCGCATCGAGCAGCTCGGCGGCGAGGTCGTGCCGGCGGCCGTCGCGCCCTAGTCGAAGAGTCCGTCCAGCATCACGTCCGCGACGGTGGAGGCGATCTCCTCCGAGGACAGGTCAGCGTCGCGGCGCGAGGCGCCGGGCTCGACCCACCGGTAGGTCCAGCTGCCGGCGCCCAAGCAGATCTGGACAGCCAGGCGCGGATGCACCGACCGCTTGATCTTGCCGGAGTCGATGAGTTGAGAGACCCGCGCGGCGATGATGTTGATGTAGTCGGCCTGCTGGGTGCGGACCGCCGCCGCGTGTGGCTCGGTCAGCTCGCTCTCCTCGCTGAAGAAGATGGTGAACAGCGTGCGGTTGTCCAAGATGAGCAGGGTGTGCTCCCGGAACATCCCTCGCAGCACCACGCTCGGCTCGTCGTCGCTCTGGTCCACGGCTCGGATCCGGGCCGTGGCGAGCTCCATCGCCTGGGTGTAGAGCTCGAAGAGGATCTCCTCCTTGGTGCGGAAGTGGTGGAAGAGCGTGGCCTTGGCGATACCGATCCGGTCGGCGAGGTCGCTCAGGCTCGTGACGCGGTAGCCGCGCTCAGCGAAGAGCTCCGCGGCCTGGGTCAGCATCTCTTCGCGGGTGTGCCGGCTCTTGCGGCGGCGCGGCGCCGGCCGCTTCGGGTCGGAGGATGCCTGGGTCTCAGTCGTCACGGATGTGAGCATAGATGACCGACCGGCTCACCGGGCGGTTAGGCCGTGTCGCGAAACCTCTCGGCGGATGCCAGCGTCGTCCAGCGCGTGCGATGGCCAGGCGCCGTCACGACGACGGACCGGACGTCTTTCGAGCGTCGGCGCAACGCCGCCAGCGTGCGTGACGGGGTGTCGCTGGCGCCTCCATGGAGTTTCGCAACACACGGCCCAGGTGGCGGGCGGGTGCCCTTGTCGCCTGCGCGGGCCACTGGCGGGGAGCGGAGCACGAAGAGTGTGAGCCCCTGGCCGGAGCCTCTTGCTAGTCAGCAAGCAAGCGAGTACTTTCGTGAGTCTGTCACGGCGGGCGATGGCCCGAGGGACCATGAGAGAGATGGAGGTGGCTCATGCCGCGAGTCGATATCCCAGCCTCGGCGTCCGAGGCGCATATCACCGCCCGGGTCTACGCCCTGCAGCCGGCCTATGCCGAGCCGGCGGCCCAACTGGCCCGCGCCGTCCGCGAGGACAGCATCCTTCCGGCGCGCACCAAGGAGGCGGTGCGCTACCGGATCGCCCAGATCAACGGCTGCCTGCTCTGCCAGGCCTACCGGGCCAGCGACGCCCGGGAGGACGGCTTCACCGAGGAGGACTACGCCAGTATCGGCACGCCAGCGTTCGCGGGTCGGTTCGGCGAGCGGGAGCGGCTGGCGGTGGAGTACGCCGAGCTGTTCACCTGCGACCACCACCGTCTCGACGACGCGTTCTTCGAACGGCTCAAGGAGCAGTTCTCCGACTCCGAGATCGTGGACCTGACCGTGTTCACCGGGCGCTACCTCGCCTTCGGCCGGCTCACCCACGTGCTGGGTCTCGATGACTCGTGTGAGCTGTGAGATGGAAGGGGGGACGACCGACGAGCCGGCCGCGCTGGTGCGCTCGGTCCTCGAGCGCTACCTGTACTGCCTCGACGCCGGCGACTACGCGGGGCTGGCGGCGTGTTTCACCGACGACGCCGAGCTCGCCTACGACGTGCTCCCGCACCGGTTCGTGGGCGGCCGCGCGCTGGCGGACTGGATCGCCGAGGTCCACGACCGCACCGGGAGCCGTTCCACCCACGTGCTGGCCAATGCGCGCGTCGACAGCACGGGCCCGGGTGTGGCCGCCGCGAGCTCCCACGTGGTCGCCACGCTCGCCCGCCCGGTCAACACCGGATACGCCGTGCGGGTGCGCGGCATCCGCTATGAGGACGAGCTGGTCGAGACGGCCGAGGGGTGGCGGATCGGCAAGCGCACCCATCTGCCCCAGTGGACCTATGACGCCGAGGGCGGGGGCTTGCCGATGTTGCCGCCGCGGAACGTTGACGGTCGTTCCCGTGTGACGTACCTTACCAACATGACCGGTCGGCTGGTTGGGTAAGGAGGGGGCGGCAGGTCAAACGCTCGTCGTACGAGCTGTTCTCGGGCCTTCCGGCACTGACTCGGATCCGCAGCCCGGCCCCGGCCGGTTCCCGGTCCCCGACATGAGATGAAGACGAGAGGTATCGTGCGCTTCTTCGCCCTGCCGTTCCTCGGACGGCTGCTTCACACGCTGGCGGTGCTGTTCCTGGTCAGCGTCGGCACCGTGCTGCTGCTCGATCTGATGCCTGGCGACCCGGCTGCGGTCATGCTCGGCGAGTCCGCGACCCCGGATCGGGTGGCCGCACTGCGCGAGCAGCTCGGCTTGGAGGACTCGTTCTTCGAGCGCTACACGCACTGGGTGAACGGCCTTCTCCACGGTGACATGGGCAGCTCGATCGTTACCGGGAGGCCGGTCTTCGACGACATCATCGGCAGGCTCCAGGTCACCCTCGAACTCGCCGTCCTGGCCACCCTTCTGGCGATCGTGGTGAGCGTCCCGGCCGCCGTCTACTGCGCGTTCCGCACCGACCGCCTCTTCGACCGGGCCTGGACCACCGCGACCTCACTGTTCGTGTCGGTCCCCGGGTTCGTCGCCGGTGTCGTGCTCGCCTACGTCCTGGCCGTCCAGCTCCACGCGCTGCCGCTCCTGGGCTGGGTCCCACTCGGCGACAGCCTGAGCGGCAACCTGCGCACGGCGGCACTCCCGGTGCTGGCGCTCTCCCTGGCCGAGATCGCCGTCTTCTCACGGGTGCTCCGCGCCGACCTCATCAGCACCCTGCAGGAGGACTTCGTGGTGACCGCGAAGGCCAAGGGGCTGCACCCCGCCTACATCCTCTTCCGGCACGCGCTCCGGCCCTCGACTCTGCCGCTGATGACCCTGTCCGGTCTCAGCCTGGCCCGCATCATCGGCGGGACGGTGGTGATCGAGTCGATCTTCTCGCTGCCCGGCCTCGGCCAGCTCGTGATCACCTCGGTCACCACCAGCGACGTCCCGGTCGTCCAGGGGTCGTGATCACCGCCGCCGCCGCCTACGTCCTGGTGAACGCGCTGACGGACGCGGCGTACACCATCGTGGACCCGCGGACCCGGGTGCGTGTGTCGTGACCACGTCCAACGTGGGCGGCGGGACGCCCTCACCCCTGCTGTCGGTCTCCGTCGTGGACGACGCCTCCCCGACCGGACGGAGTCGTCGGGGAGGCCGGCGCCCGGTCATGGTCTGGCTCTCCCTGGGCTGGCTGGGGCTCGTGCTCTTCGCCGTGCTGTTCGCCTTCCTCCTCCCGCTCCACGGGGCGGGCGCAATCGTGGGGGACCCACGGATGGGGCCGTTCCAGGACTGGAGCGACCCGCTCGGTCGGGACTGGCTGGGACGCAGCCAGCTGTCCAGGCTCGTGAACGGCGCGCGGACCTCCATCACCGTCGCGGGCAGTGCTGCTGTCGTCGGCCTCGTCGTGGGCGGCGTCCTCGGCGCGCTCTCCGGCTACGTCCGCGGCAAGACCGAGGGTCTCCTCAACATCCTGGCCGACGCGCTCGTCTCGCTGCCGCCGCTGTTCGTCCTGTTGGCGATCACCGCGGTCCTCGAGCAGGATCAGAAGACCCTCGTTCTCGGGCTGGCGATCATCTCCGTCCCGGCCTTCTACCGCCTGTCCCGCGCCAGCACCATGTCGTTGGCCTCGCGTGACTTCGTCACTGCCGCTCAGGCGATGGGTGCCTCCCCCGCGCGCATCATGTTCAAGGAGCTGATCCCGAACGTGGTGATCCCCCTCCTGTCCTACTCGTTCCTGATCTTCGCGATCCTCGTGGTGGCGGAGGGCTCCCTCAGCTTTCTGGGGTTGGGCATCAAGCCGCCGGCGCCGAGTTGGGGAGGTCAGCTCGCGGGTGGTCGCCAGTTCCTCTCGACCGACCCGCACCTGGTCCTCGTGCCCGGAGCGCTGTTCGTGCTCACCGTCCTCTCGCTCAACATCGTCGGCGACGCAGTACGCCGGCGGTTCGACGTCAAGGAGTCGGCGCTTCGATGAACGACCGCAGCAACGACCTGGTCCTGCAGGGCGTGTCCCTGGAGGTCTCGCAGGCCGGTCGCACGACCCACATCCTCCGCGACGTGGACCTCGACATCCCGGCAGGCAGCACTCTCGGCGTCGTCGGCGAGTCGGGGTCCGGCAAGTCCATGCTCGCCAAGACGATCATGCAGCTTCTCCCGTCGTCGATGTCGGTCTCGGGATCGGTGTCGATGGGCGGCGAGGACGTGCTGGCCAAGTCGCCCAAGGAGCTCCGAGCGATGTGGGGGTCGAGTCTCGCGCTCGTGTCCCAGGACCCGATGCGCTCGCTCAACCCCGTCGTCCGCATCGGCCGGCAGGTCACCGAGGCGATGCGTCCGAAGATGGGACTGTCCAAGAAGGAGGCGTTCGAGCGCGGGGTCCAGCTGTTGCGCGAGGTCGGCATCCCGAGCCCGGAGCAGCGGATGCGGGCCTATCCGCACGAGCTGTCCGGTGGGATGCGGCAGCGGGTCTGCATCGCCATGGCGCTCGCGTGCGAGCCTGACATCCTCATCGCCGACGAGCCGACCACCGCGCTGGACGTCACCGTTCAGCGACAGATCCTCGACCTGCTCGAGACCCAGCAGCAGCTGCGAGGCATGTCATTGATCCTGATCAGCCACGACCTCGGTGTGGTCGCAGGGCGTACCTCGCAGCTCGCCGTGATGTACGCCGGCCGAGTGGTCGAGGCGGGCGCGACCAAGGACGTCTTCCGCGACATGCGGCACCGCTACACCGACGCCCTGCTGCGCGCCGTACCTCGCCTCGACGTGCCGAGCAATACCGAGCTGGCGAGCATCCCGGCCGCGCCGGCGAAGCTCCAGACCCGCACCGGCTGCAGCTTCGCTCCGCGCTGCGTGGCCGCGACGGACGCCTGCCGCGCCGAGGTGCCGCCATTCTCCGCGGGCGCCGGTACCGGACACCGCTACGCGTGCTTCCACCCGATGTCGGTACCGGCGCCGCCGCCTGAACCAGGGCCGGACGTGACCGAGTTCGAACCAGTGCGGGTGGGAGGCAACACCGATGGCCGGTAGCGGGTCCAGCCACCTCAGGGAGGCAGGCGCCGGGGTCGCGCAGATCGTGCTGCGCGTCTCCGACCTGGTCGTGGAGTACGGCCGCCGCCTCCAGCGAGTCCGGGCGGTCAGCGGGCTCAGCCTCGACATCGCCGAGGGCGAGACCCTCGGCCTGGTGGGCGAGTCCGGGTGCGGCAAGTCCACGACCGCGCGCGCGATCATGATGCTCACCCGACCCACGGCGGGTGCTATCGACTACCGGGGCCAGGACCTCGCGACGCTGAGCAAGCGCGAGGTGCGTCGCGCTCGGAAGGGGCTGCAGTTGATCCTGCAGGACCCGGTCTCCTCCCTGAACCCGCGCAGACGGGTGCATCGACTGGTCGCCGAGGCCGCGGTGATCCAGGGAGCCGGTCCCACCGACGAGGAGATCGCGGCCACCATTCGCGCGGTCGGTCTCGATCCCGACGTGGTCTGGGACCGCCGACCGCACGAGCTCTCCGGCGGACAGTGCCAGCGCGTCGCGATCGCGCGTGCCCTGATGGCCGAGCCGGATCTGCTCATCCTCGACGAGCCGGTCTCGGCGCTGGACGTGTCGGTCCAGGCCCAGATCCTCAACCTGCTGAGGGAGATCAAACGGCAGCGTTCCATCGCGCTGCTCTTCGTTGCACACGACCTTGCGGTCGTCAAGAACATCAGCGACCGGGTCGCGGTCATGTACCTCGGCAAGCTGTGTGAGATCGCGCCCGTAGAGCGCCTCTTCGCCGAGCCCCGGCACCCCTACACGACCGCGTTGCTCGAGGCGGTCCCGGTGCCGGACCCGACGGTGGAGCTCGCTCGGATGGAGCTCGCCGGTGACTTGCCGTCCCCCTGAACCCGCCCTCCGGCTGCCGGTTCCGCACCCGATGCCCGCGCGCCGAGGAGCGGTGCGCCGAGGAGGAGCCGGCGGTCCGTGAGGTGGGCGCGGGCCACTTCGTCGCCTGCCACTTCCCAGTCGGGCGGGTCGAGGTGACGGAGGAGGCTCGGACAGCTCCGGCCGGCGCCGGAGGTCGCGGCCGGTCGACTCCTTCGTGAGCTCGCGGGAGTCGGCGGGGAGCCTGGGCTACGCGCGCTCCGCCGGCGTCGCGGCCTCGGTGAGGTCGAGGAGTCGGTCGAGGTAGCGCCGTGCGTGCCGGGTGGGCAGGTCGGTAGGCAGGTTGTGGAGAGCCAGCATGAGGACCAGGCGTCCATCGGCGTCGAGGACCGGAGCGCAGAGGTTGCGCACCGAGCCCGTCGGGAGGTTGTCGAAGGCAGCGGGGTCGCCATGTCGACCGCGCGTGCTGATGAGGTCGACCAGATCCCGCTCTATTGCGGGCGTGTAGCCGTAGCGCACCAGGTCCTCGAGGGCGCGGTCATCGTCGGCTGCCGCGCTCCGCAGCGTGAAGGCCCATCCGTGCCTGCGGATCTCACTGACGTGCGCCGCGACGTCGTCGACGTCGTACCGTCCCTGCCGGTCGGCACGCAGACGGCCCAGCCAGTCCTCGAGCTCCTCCTGCGGCGCCCAGGTCATGAACGGCTCGCCCCACGGTGGGACCAAGGGCAGGTGGGAGCCGACACGGGTGAAGGTGCGGCTGCGCCGCGGGGCGTACGCCGCGGCCACGGCGACCGAGTTGCCGCCGTGCGCGGCGTGGGCCAGGCAGTCGACCTCGAGCTCGCTCGCGAGCGCCTCCATGCCGGCGCGTACCCGGTCCACGCACCGCAGCGTGCCGTACAGCTCACTGCGTGCCTCGACGGCGAGGGACATCGGCGCCCAGCCGCCGAAGCCGCCCTGGAAAAAGAGGAGGGGAATGGTGGGGGTGCTCACCCCGAGGTCGCGCACTCGGCCGATGACGATGAGGTGATCACCGGCCGACGTGATCGACTCGATGTCGCAGTCGACCCAAGCCACTGCCCCGTCCAGCATCGGTGCGCCCGAGTCGGCTGGTCGCCACTCCACACCGGCGAACTTGTCCCCGCCGCGCGCGGCCAGCGCGCGGCACAGCGGCTCCTGCCGAGCCGAGAGGACATTGGCGCAGAAGACCCCGGCCTCGCGGATGCGGGGAAAGGAGGTCGACCTCTGGTCGACGAAGAAGGCGACGAGTGCCGGCTCGAGGGAGACCGACGCGAAGGTGCCCACCACCATTCCGACGGGGTTGCCGTCGTCGGCGAGACCGGTGACGGCCACGACGCCGGACGGCAGATGACCGAGCACGTCGCGGAACTTGCGTTGGTCGAACTGCACCGCGTCGGTCCCGTCGACGGGTGTGCTCGCCTCGGTGATTCGGGGTTGGGGCGCGGACATGGAGGCTCCTTGCTGCGAAATGACCGATCGCGGCGCCCGGACCGGGATGAGGTCCGGGGCACCGCGA harbors:
- a CDS encoding TetR/AcrR family transcriptional regulator codes for the protein MTTETQASSDPKRPAPRRRKSRHTREEMLTQAAELFAERGYRVTSLSDLADRIGIAKATLFHHFRTKEEILFELYTQAMELATARIRAVDQSDDEPSVVLRGMFREHTLLILDNRTLFTIFFSEESELTEPHAAAVRTQQADYINIIAARVSQLIDSGKIKRSVHPRLAVQICLGAGSWTYRWVEPGASRRDADLSSEEIASTVADVMLDGLFD
- a CDS encoding CoA-transferase; protein product: MNTTALDAPASRLEVMATVIAHDLEDGEWVEVGANLPVPRAGALLAHLTRGPNMTVMLAMTKAYLVDEPVIEDFAFITDVGAMRWAEAYYQHDQLLNQQRHRAHGVFYCGGIQIDAYGNSNLIGIGDDYRRLRFRGPGPIGTCNATVQSGRWHLVTTSHTPRVLVEQVDFISAVGYGRGEPDLRASLGLQNPGPSSIITPLCVFDFGPEDRRARLKSLHPGVSLQEVVDSTGFAFEHDEAVATTPAPSAEELHTLRTRIDAHGDLR
- a CDS encoding LLM class F420-dependent oxidoreductase, coding for MKVGVHVPQWGSEASRDGVLEIARRVESVGLDSVWVADHVVFPTETSSRYPYRADGVPFTAEDGFLEAFTTLACLAGATERVLLGTSVLVLPMREPLLTAKVIATLDVLSAGRVVLAVGAGWWREEFEALGQRFEGRGRRMDEQLEVMRGCWTSPVLAHDGPDYRFAELACTPLPVQSGGPPVLVGGMSEAALRRAARSGDGWHAVGGDVEALAAGRARLDELAAEYGKAPGAVQLSSSVGLSPDPERAVAKLVALRDAGVDHAIVNLPGSVEEQLARIEQLGGEVVPAAVAP
- a CDS encoding 3-keto-5-aminohexanoate cleavage protein yields the protein MGQDRVYWDRVSEGVARAEGRMIWKPYGLPEIIDPERSAFFEGDVQPPWDVPDKIVIQPAITGAFFTRTANPNQPITPEEIFAEAKACADEGASAVHLHVRGDNGYNVLDQSRFEQVVHPLREAHPDLSVDGCLVTALPGEWDEMKRCLDAGVLDAVPVNTTAVYNGDSLFAKPVPLLLEKTRLILEAGSKPIIATYTDADVNNAERYLFRSGLLGSGQLWCVLPGLPGCSPMENPRQMVDGLTRFASLIYDVDPEATILVCAAGRASIYLVTVAAALGLHIRVGMEDTVWRYPHRQEKLASNLQAFRVAKQLAEVLGRDVATPREYRDLVGLPQRSAAPSA
- a CDS encoding AMP-binding protein — protein: MTTLAPVEERSLPALLDRRAAGVSGDRPFLRDRSGTLTFAETRRTVRAVAGGLRQVGVRPGERVAVLLERPREAVLAWLATGVVGAVEVPVNPELFGDRLRYVLAHSGSVVAVVEEHLLSRLDELAEGLSELRAVVVVGEGASRHLPTTSFDDLLLAEPWEGEDPVDPGRLAALLYTSGSTGPPKAAMVPHGQHYMNAFQAARAAGISSADTVFLCLPLHHNMAQGYGVAPALLAGAQVHLAGRFDRRAFWREIAESGATTFPFVGAMLALLAGQDLAPPPHRLRVGYGIPVSKAMHDQFADRFGVRLVHCYGSTEATIVTWSDDGTDRVATPGSCGWTVPEFEVELQDECGRAVPTGATGEICVRPREPASMFLGYHDDPARTVEVLRGLWFHTGDRGRFDDDGELWFEGRTEDVIRRFGEFIAASEVEDVFEAHEAVQQAVAVGVPSEVVGEEVLVAVTLREPSSVSAAELWAWARERMPRYAVPRYVDIVADLPMTTTGKVQKHVLRSAGPSGSTYDARQTEGK
- a CDS encoding citrate/2-methylcitrate synthase, which codes for MPTFHTRVSEVGPGSVNLRGYPLAEVMRELTYAEGAFLSIIGRLPTDAERRLVDVTLNSLLDHGYVASTITASRYIASGNPQFVPAVAGGLLAAGSNTLSPEHSYGLLRAAADLRAAEGLDFIGAAHRVVEGYVQERRRLPGFGHPVHKSSDFRADIVFEVAHELGLAGDGVRQFEALHQAFVALTGKQNIPINIDGALAAVGSDLGWSSDQTVAFALLSVLPGLMAHVIEEINEGVPLRYIEDGDYAGPPESPLPARDTTNRGAQ
- a CDS encoding CoA transferase subunit A is translated as MTVGIGGFINSGHPMTLVRQLITDGKRDLVVVGAASSGLEVDLLIAAGCVAKVVSPYVGAEGFAGIGPAFRKAAQDGSIETFELDEAHFYAGLRASAQRLPFNPWRAGVGTSIPVVNPAIKEFRDPINDELLLAVPAIDIDVCLLHAATSDEFGNVQHNGTRYGDTAMSAASDKTFVSVERICSTEQVRANPLATSIAGADGVVRAPFGAHPFSADGFYVPDADHIKTYLVAADTWLRTDDREPLEEYLDRYVRGVVHADYLDRIGHPALLGLNEF